TAGAAGATAAATTTCGCTTCGCCTTTAGCGTTGATCAGTTTAGGTAGTAGGGTTACAAGGCATTGTATAATTCCTACAGCTACAAAGATTCTCATGTATGGAACGGCATCCATCCATTTTTCATAACCAACGAGTGGGAGAAACCAGTCGATATAGGTTCCAATAATCACCATAACCGTTCCTACCAAAAGCATGCTCGCTCTCGACATTGTAAAGAAGTAATTCCTGAGACGAGGGATTTCGTACTGAAGTTTTGCAAATGTAGGGTATGCCACGCGGTTGATTACATTCGATAATTCTTTAACCGTGTCAAAAACCAGCCGGTATGCAAAGGAATAAATCCCAACTAACTCCATGGAAAAGAATTTACCAATAATGAGGTAATCTACGTTCATGTAGAACTTTTGGAAGAAATTTGAACCCGTTGTAAAAAGCCCGAATTCTATCAGGTGTTTCACCTGCTCATAGCTAAACCTGAAACGTGGGAAGTATGGTTTGAAGAACATACAGAATACCATCTGACCCACTTTATTTGCCAGTTCAGCAAGGATGATGGCCCACGCTCCCCAACCGTTAAAAGCCAGATAAATCATCAAACCTGCAGAAGAAGCTAGCGCCACATTATCACTGATGGCCAGCTTCTTAAATTCGAGATCCCGCATCATTAGTTTGCTCGAAATCATATAGAAACTAAATGCTATAATGCCCAGCATGTAAACCCGAATCATTGAAGACAAAACAGGGGTATCGTAGAATTGCCCTACAAAAGGAGCAGCAAGGTAAATCAAACCATAAACGACAATAGAAAGGATAAAACTAGTCCAGAAAAGTGAATCAACCTGAGTACGACCGATTCTGTTTTCTTGAACAATGGCTGTTCCCAAACCCAACTCAGTTATTGCTTTCGTAGTGCTAAAAAAAGCGAGAGCTATAGCAGCAATTCCAAATTGCTCTTCAGAAATAACTTTAAGGGTATAAAAAAGAGCTACGGCATTAAGAAGACGTGCTGTAACAGAACCTAACCCACTGTACAGCACTGAGGAAGCCACTCTTCGGGCAAACGATTTATTGCTCATTATTGAGTTTTGTCATCGTGAATAGTTTCTCATGATTTTGAGATTTAGCGAAAACAAATATAGGGCGAAGAAGACGCAATTGAAACGAACGATCGGAACAGTATTTACGAATTCTTATAGAATTACCAATTATAAGCTAACATAACATTAACAAGTTCTTTATCTTTAAGGATTAAAATTTTCAGCTAAAAAGTTAGGAATGTCAAAAACCACCAATCAATCAGCCGCAGACGGAAAGTTATTAGTATTAACTCCGGGTATGGGCGCAGTAGCAACAACATTTATCGCAGGAGTTGAGTCAATCCGAAAGGGACTCTCAAAGCCAATCGGCTCACTCACACAGATGCAAACTATTCGTTTAGGTGCTCGTTCTGAGAATCGAAGCCCGCTCATTAAAGACTTCCTGCCCCTGGCTGATTTGAATGATCTGGAATTTGGAGGTTGGGATGTAAAGCCTGACAATGTATATGACGCTTGTGTTCATGCAAGTGTACTTAAGCCTCAGGATCTGGAGCCTATTTCAGAGTTTCTCAAAACGATTAAGCCAATGTCGGCTGCTTTTGAGCAGAAGTATGTGAAGAAGCTTGAAGGACCTAATGTCAAAGATTTTACCACTAAGAAGGATCTTGCTGAGCAATTGCGCGAAGACATTCGAAACAGAATGGAAGAAACCGGAGCTTCACGCGCAGTTATGGTTTGGTGTGGTTCAACGGAAGTGTACCAATCTGCATCAGAGTGCCATATGTCTATAGAGGCATTCGAAAAAGGCCTGGAAGAGAATGATGAAGCAATTGCTCCATCACAGCTTTATGCATATGCAGCTATCATGGAAGGAGTACCTTACGCAAATGGTGCTCCAAATTTGTCGGCTGATATTCCTGCTCTTACTCAGCTTGCTGAACAAAAAGGTGTGCCAATTGCCGGAAAAGATTTCAAAACAGGGCAGACATTAATGAAAACCATTTTGGCTCCGGGTTTTAAAACCAGAATGTTGGGAATCCGAGGCTGGTTCTCTACAAATATCTTAGGTAACCGTGACGGTGAAGTACTGGATGATCCGGAAAGCTTCAAATCAAAAGAAGTAACTAAGTCTGGCGTATTAGATACAATCTTACAGCCCGATACTTACAAAGACCTCTACAAAGACCTCTATCATAAAGTAAGAATTAACTATTACCCACCACGAGGTGATGAGAAAGAAGGTTGGGATAACATCGATATTTTCGGATGGATGAGCTACCCAATGCAGATCAAAGTTGATTTCTTATGCCGTGACTCTATTCTTGCCGCCCCAATCGTTTTGGATTTGGCTCTGTTTCTTGATCTTGCAAAACGGAACGGTAAAGCTGGAATTCAGGAATGGTTGAGTTTCTACTTCAAGAGTCCACAAGTAGAAGATGGTCACGTTCAGGAGCATGATATTTTCATACAGCATTTCCGTCTAAAAAATACTCTCCGTGTGATGGGTGGTGAAGAACCGGTAACCCACCTTTCTGAAAATTACGACTCTTACAAATAGAACCTATGTCTGATACTGATCAGCAAAAGACAGGTGTAATTCTTGCAGCTGGCTTCGGTTCACGCCTAAAAGGGGTGGACTCGAATACAGTTTTAAAACCCTTAACAAGCGTTAATGATAAGCCTCTGATTTATAGAACAATCAGAAGCTTAAAAGTTGCAGGATGCAGTAAGGTTGTTATCGTGCTTGGATATGGCTTTGAAGAAATTAAGAATGATATCCTGGAATCCTATACCGGCAACTTGCCGATAGAATTTGCTCATAACAAAAAGTATGACTTGAGTAACGGCATTTCTGTTCTTGCAGCTGCGCCATTAATAAATGATACGTTCATTCTTACAATGGCCGATCACATTCTTTCTGATGAGATGATGAAACTGGCCGGAGCACACCGCCCGGATAAAGGCACGGCGACCTTATTGGTAGATTACAAAGTGGACGAAATCTTTGACATGGACGACGCCACTAAAGTAAAAGTAAAAGAAGGGCGTGTAAAAGCAATCGGTAAGCAGATCACCGACTATAACTGTATCGATACTGGTGTATTCGTTTGTACAGAAGGTTTGCTTAGTGAGATTGAAAAGGTTTACAAAGCCACCGGTGATGCTTCACTATCTGATGGTGTTCGGACTCTGGCAGAATCAGGAAAAATGCACACGCTCGATATTGGTGATGCTTTTTGGCAAGATGTAGATACTCCTGAAATGCTCGAACATGCCGAAAAAGTATTGAGATCTAAGTCCCGTACTTTTATTTAGCGACCAGGTAATAAAAGTAACCCGGTCTGTTCCCGTTAATGGTAACGGTACCGTTCAGTTCAACAAGCTCCCCGCCAATAACCTGTTTAGCCAGGAATTTTTTAATACCGCCAAGTTCGTTGAGCAGCGAATAGGTATCCATGTGCTTCTTTACTCTAACATTCAAAAGATCTGTTTGGTAGGGTTTGATTTGAACATAGCGATCTAATTCCCTGGTTTTGCTATCCGACTCGATACGGTCGATATATGAAGGAGTGATCAGAAAAGGATTTCCATTATTATACCCAACACCGTAGCCTATGGGAACCTGAAGGTTGGCCTTTTTTAACGTCAGAAAGTGAAAATACATCCCATTTTCATCATCACCTGTTTTGATGCGGTAGCTTCGGTCAATGATTTCT
The window above is part of the Balneola sp. genome. Proteins encoded here:
- a CDS encoding nucleotidyltransferase; amino-acid sequence: MSDTDQQKTGVILAAGFGSRLKGVDSNTVLKPLTSVNDKPLIYRTIRSLKVAGCSKVVIVLGYGFEEIKNDILESYTGNLPIEFAHNKKYDLSNGISVLAAAPLINDTFILTMADHILSDEMMKLAGAHRPDKGTATLLVDYKVDEIFDMDDATKVKVKEGRVKAIGKQITDYNCIDTGVFVCTEGLLSEIEKVYKATGDASLSDGVRTLAESGKMHTLDIGDAFWQDVDTPEMLEHAEKVLRSKSRTFI
- a CDS encoding inositol-3-phosphate synthase, which gives rise to MSKTTNQSAADGKLLVLTPGMGAVATTFIAGVESIRKGLSKPIGSLTQMQTIRLGARSENRSPLIKDFLPLADLNDLEFGGWDVKPDNVYDACVHASVLKPQDLEPISEFLKTIKPMSAAFEQKYVKKLEGPNVKDFTTKKDLAEQLREDIRNRMEETGASRAVMVWCGSTEVYQSASECHMSIEAFEKGLEENDEAIAPSQLYAYAAIMEGVPYANGAPNLSADIPALTQLAEQKGVPIAGKDFKTGQTLMKTILAPGFKTRMLGIRGWFSTNILGNRDGEVLDDPESFKSKEVTKSGVLDTILQPDTYKDLYKDLYHKVRINYYPPRGDEKEGWDNIDIFGWMSYPMQIKVDFLCRDSILAAPIVLDLALFLDLAKRNGKAGIQEWLSFYFKSPQVEDGHVQEHDIFIQHFRLKNTLRVMGGEEPVTHLSENYDSYK